One segment of Micromonospora parathelypteridis DNA contains the following:
- a CDS encoding helix-turn-helix transcriptional regulator: MPAQQDRVRVDTAPGHPVESPLLASRLTPAVPPEPVVARPRLLRRLDEAGAGPVTLVAAPAGWGKTTLLATWVRLAGGSPDVEPGAIVPDSGQLPDEPEPSSAWVSVEVGDDGDRLWAYLAAALRSATGSTEGGPVPDRPPRPDQLELLAATLANADRPVLLILDDLHRIADPAALTGLEFLLRHAGQRLRLVIGARAGLHLPLHRLRLAGELTEIGPDDLAFTDDEVADLLTAHGAALPAVAVHQLRERTGGWPAALRIAALAVRGQPDPERWVGQFGGDQPEIAGYLHEEVLATLDPAEVDLLRRTALVENVCADLAEALTGRADAGQALADLAGTGGLLHREDTRPPWYRCEPLLADLLRADLARLPGDELRELHVRAADWYAGDGRPTDGLRHALAAGRWDLAGDLFVAHWPELTRYDRDPVHAPTPASPPTEVIRADPEVALACAAERAYAGDLPAATGHLRAAAGHAAGLPVPRRDRFLRLVTALELTVARLADDPAEARAAAARLLRTRPAGATPTRVPDSAPPGVTSSAPTAGGGGAADDADLRAFTGTALGLVELAEGALPAARFVRARAAAREAGRPRTELVGASRGALLLAVRGELRAAEQAARDALGMPPCRGWSCRLDCAYAYLALALVALLRDQPEEAVANLALAGPALGVASGWVGGSEAPTGDGWPAAASGEPVAAAVAALCRAQLHRDSGDPAAGQRLLVRAREALVDRPSAAELAGLLRAAEAELRAERGDLNAARELLGDTAVDETEPALAVALAKVELLAGDTAAAGRTLPAWQAPAATAWPLPVRLDAGLLDAVLAEQAGDGRRAGRILEQVLDLAGPQGCRRVFTRAEPAVRALLAAHLDAGTAHFALVSDLVRGAGKSTARPVAEPGGTLDEPLTERELTILRYLQSILSNVEIASELSLSVNTVKTHVRNIYRKLDATRRREAVRRARELRLI; encoded by the coding sequence GTGCCAGCACAGCAGGATCGCGTACGGGTCGACACGGCACCGGGGCACCCGGTGGAGTCGCCGCTGCTGGCGTCCCGGCTGACTCCGGCCGTGCCACCGGAGCCGGTGGTGGCCCGACCCCGACTGCTGCGCCGGTTGGACGAGGCCGGTGCGGGACCGGTCACCCTGGTCGCCGCCCCCGCCGGCTGGGGCAAGACCACGTTGCTCGCCACCTGGGTGCGGCTGGCCGGCGGTTCGCCCGACGTCGAGCCGGGCGCGATCGTGCCCGACTCCGGTCAACTGCCGGACGAGCCCGAGCCCAGCTCGGCATGGGTGTCGGTGGAGGTCGGCGACGACGGGGATCGGCTCTGGGCGTACCTCGCGGCGGCGCTGCGCTCGGCGACCGGGTCGACGGAGGGTGGCCCGGTACCCGACCGGCCGCCGCGCCCCGACCAGTTGGAGCTGCTGGCCGCCACGCTCGCCAACGCGGACCGGCCGGTGCTGCTGATCCTGGACGACCTGCACCGGATCGCCGACCCGGCGGCGCTGACCGGCCTGGAGTTCCTGCTGCGGCATGCCGGCCAGCGGCTGCGCCTCGTGATCGGGGCGCGGGCCGGGCTGCACCTGCCCCTGCACCGGCTCCGCCTCGCCGGCGAACTGACCGAGATCGGCCCGGACGATCTGGCGTTCACCGACGACGAGGTGGCAGACCTGCTCACCGCGCACGGCGCGGCCCTGCCCGCGGTCGCCGTGCACCAGCTGCGCGAGCGCACCGGCGGCTGGCCGGCCGCGCTGCGCATCGCCGCCCTGGCGGTACGCGGACAACCCGACCCGGAGCGCTGGGTGGGGCAGTTCGGTGGTGACCAACCGGAGATCGCCGGGTACCTGCACGAGGAGGTCCTCGCGACGCTCGACCCGGCCGAGGTGGACCTGCTGCGCCGTACCGCCCTCGTCGAGAACGTCTGCGCCGACCTGGCCGAGGCGCTGACCGGCCGCGCCGACGCCGGGCAGGCGTTGGCCGACCTGGCCGGGACCGGTGGTCTGCTGCACCGGGAGGACACCCGCCCGCCCTGGTACCGCTGCGAACCCCTGCTCGCCGACCTGCTCCGCGCCGACCTGGCCCGGCTGCCCGGTGACGAGTTGCGCGAGCTGCACGTACGCGCCGCCGACTGGTACGCGGGCGACGGCCGGCCGACCGATGGTCTGCGGCACGCGCTCGCCGCCGGCCGGTGGGACCTGGCCGGCGACCTGTTCGTCGCGCACTGGCCGGAGCTGACCCGGTACGACCGCGACCCGGTGCACGCCCCGACTCCCGCGTCCCCGCCGACGGAGGTGATCCGCGCCGACCCGGAGGTGGCGTTGGCCTGCGCGGCCGAGCGTGCGTACGCCGGTGATCTCCCGGCCGCCACCGGCCACCTACGCGCCGCGGCCGGACACGCCGCGGGCCTGCCGGTGCCGCGCCGGGACCGGTTCCTGCGGCTGGTCACCGCGCTGGAGCTGACCGTGGCCCGGCTCGCCGACGACCCGGCGGAGGCCCGGGCCGCCGCCGCCCGGCTGCTGCGGACCCGCCCGGCGGGTGCCACGCCGACCCGAGTGCCGGACTCCGCGCCGCCCGGGGTGACCAGTTCCGCTCCGACGGCCGGTGGGGGTGGCGCCGCCGATGACGCGGACCTGCGGGCGTTCACCGGCACCGCGCTGGGACTGGTCGAGTTGGCCGAGGGCGCGCTACCGGCCGCCCGGTTCGTCCGGGCTCGGGCGGCGGCTCGGGAAGCCGGCCGGCCGCGCACGGAGCTGGTCGGCGCCAGCCGGGGCGCGCTGCTGCTCGCGGTGCGCGGTGAGCTGCGAGCGGCCGAGCAGGCGGCCCGGGACGCGCTGGGTATGCCGCCCTGTCGGGGCTGGTCCTGTCGGCTCGACTGCGCCTACGCGTACCTGGCGTTGGCCCTGGTGGCGCTGCTGCGCGACCAGCCCGAGGAGGCCGTGGCGAACCTCGCCCTCGCCGGCCCGGCGCTCGGTGTCGCCAGCGGCTGGGTCGGTGGCTCCGAGGCGCCCACCGGCGACGGCTGGCCTGCCGCTGCCTCCGGTGAACCGGTGGCGGCGGCGGTGGCCGCCCTGTGCCGGGCGCAGCTGCACCGCGACTCGGGCGACCCGGCGGCCGGCCAACGCCTGCTCGTCCGGGCCCGGGAAGCGTTGGTCGACCGGCCGTCCGCCGCCGAGTTGGCGGGGCTGCTGCGGGCCGCCGAGGCCGAACTGCGTGCCGAGCGGGGCGACCTGAACGCCGCCCGCGAGTTGCTGGGCGACACCGCCGTCGACGAGACCGAGCCGGCGCTCGCGGTGGCGCTGGCGAAGGTGGAACTGCTGGCCGGCGACACCGCAGCCGCCGGGCGGACCCTGCCGGCCTGGCAGGCGCCAGCGGCCACCGCCTGGCCCCTGCCGGTACGCCTGGACGCGGGCCTGCTCGACGCGGTGCTGGCCGAGCAGGCGGGGGACGGGCGTCGGGCAGGTCGGATCCTGGAGCAGGTGCTGGATCTGGCCGGCCCGCAGGGCTGCCGGCGGGTCTTCACCCGCGCCGAACCGGCGGTCCGGGCTCTGCTGGCCGCGCACCTGGACGCGGGCACCGCGCACTTCGCGCTGGTCAGTGACCTGGTGCGCGGGGCCGGAAAGAGCACCGCCCGACCGGTCGCCGAGCCGGGGGGAACGCTCGACGAGCCGCTCACCGAGCGGGAGCTGACCATCCTGCGCTACCTGCAGAGCATCCTGTCCAACGTGGAGATCGCCAGCGAGCTGTCCCTCTCGGTCAACACGGTGAAGAC
- a CDS encoding alcohol dehydrogenase catalytic domain-containing protein, translated as MRALCWVAADELAVREVPDPELRNERDVIVRVRRSATCGGDLPLLAGRDPLLRTGDVLGAEFLGEVVEVGPGVRRHRTGDRVVVGTSVACGGCWYCRQGLHSCCDNAHADPASVDPDWGRSDAGCFGRPRAAGGFAGGHAEYVRVPYADVGAFRVPDAVDDDRALFAADAAPTGWLAAELGAVRPGDVVAIWGAGAVGQLTARAAVLRGASRVLVVDRHEDRLRMAERHSGAEPLDYRRTDVAAELRDRSGGRGPDVCVVAVGAPPPDRFGGRSADRPDARREAVHACRKGGVVVVLGAADGFVDAFPLGTVTDRRLTLRGARRPDLRDVPMLLDRMARDELCTEHLATHRLPLEHGPQGYELFRDRADGCVRAVFTP; from the coding sequence GTGAGGGCGCTGTGCTGGGTGGCCGCCGACGAGCTGGCGGTACGCGAGGTGCCCGACCCGGAGCTGCGCAACGAGCGTGACGTCATCGTCCGGGTACGCCGCAGTGCGACTTGCGGCGGTGACCTGCCGTTGCTGGCCGGCCGGGACCCGCTGCTGCGGACCGGCGACGTGCTCGGGGCCGAGTTCCTGGGCGAGGTGGTCGAGGTCGGCCCCGGTGTTCGCCGGCACCGGACCGGCGACCGGGTGGTCGTCGGGACGAGCGTCGCCTGCGGCGGCTGCTGGTACTGCCGCCAGGGCCTGCACTCCTGCTGCGACAACGCCCATGCCGACCCGGCGAGCGTCGACCCGGACTGGGGACGCTCGGATGCCGGCTGCTTCGGCCGCCCCCGAGCGGCGGGCGGCTTCGCGGGCGGTCACGCCGAGTACGTGCGGGTGCCGTACGCCGACGTGGGCGCGTTCCGGGTGCCGGACGCGGTCGACGACGACCGGGCGCTGTTCGCCGCCGACGCCGCGCCGACCGGGTGGCTGGCCGCCGAGTTGGGTGCGGTGCGGCCCGGCGACGTGGTGGCGATCTGGGGCGCCGGGGCGGTGGGCCAGTTGACCGCCCGGGCGGCGGTGCTGCGCGGTGCCTCCCGGGTGCTGGTGGTGGACCGGCACGAGGACCGGTTGCGGATGGCCGAGCGGCACTCCGGCGCGGAACCGCTGGACTATCGCCGTACCGACGTCGCGGCCGAGCTGCGCGACCGCAGCGGTGGGCGCGGGCCGGACGTGTGCGTGGTCGCGGTCGGCGCGCCGCCGCCCGACCGGTTCGGTGGCCGATCCGCCGACCGACCGGACGCGAGACGTGAGGCCGTGCACGCCTGCCGCAAGGGCGGTGTGGTGGTGGTGCTCGGCGCGGCGGACGGGTTCGTCGACGCGTTCCCGCTGGGCACGGTGACCGACCGGCGGCTCACCCTGCGCGGGGCCCGTCGGCCGGACCTGCGGGACGTGCCGATGCTGCTGGACCGGATGGCCCGCGACGAGCTGTGCACCGAACACCTGGCCACCCACCGGCTGCCGCTGGAGCACGGTCCGCAGGGGTACGAGCTGTTCCGGGACCGGGCCGACGGCTGTGTGCGAGCCGTGTTCACGCCGTGA
- a CDS encoding saccharopine dehydrogenase family protein, giving the protein MAGERTYDVVLFGATGFTGGLTAEYLARHAPPGLRWALAGRNPDRLAAVRDRLAAIDPTLADLPLLTADVTDADSLRAVAKSARVVASTVGPYIHNGERLVAACARAGTDYLDITGESEFVDLMYVRHHAEATRTGARLVHACGFDSIPHDLGAWFTVKQLPADVPITVDGYVRAGGRISGGTYHSALTAFSRTGQASQAARDRRAVESRLTDRRVRAVPGRLARSAELGIWTVPLPTIDPQVIRRSAAARPEYGPDFRYRHFAAVKRLPTVLAGAVGLGALIGLVKLPPSRRWLLGRLASGQGPTAQQRAVSWFRVRFVGTGGGQRVITEVAGGDPGYDETAKMLGESALCLALDELPPTAGQLTPVAAMGDALFDRLVRAGLTFRVLKQGSA; this is encoded by the coding sequence ATGGCTGGGGAGCGAACGTACGACGTGGTGCTGTTCGGGGCGACCGGGTTCACCGGAGGCCTGACCGCCGAATACCTGGCCCGACACGCGCCACCCGGGCTGCGCTGGGCGCTGGCCGGCCGCAACCCGGACCGCCTCGCCGCCGTACGGGATCGGCTCGCCGCGATCGATCCGACGCTGGCCGACCTGCCGCTGCTCACCGCCGACGTCACCGATGCCGACTCGCTGCGCGCGGTGGCCAAGTCCGCCCGGGTGGTGGCCAGCACGGTCGGCCCGTACATCCACAACGGCGAACGGCTGGTCGCGGCCTGCGCCCGGGCCGGCACCGACTATCTCGACATCACCGGCGAGTCGGAGTTCGTCGACCTGATGTACGTGCGCCACCACGCCGAGGCGACCCGCACCGGCGCGCGGCTGGTGCACGCCTGCGGGTTCGACTCCATCCCGCACGACCTGGGCGCCTGGTTCACCGTCAAGCAACTGCCCGCCGACGTTCCGATCACCGTGGACGGTTACGTGCGCGCCGGCGGCCGGATCTCCGGCGGCACCTACCATTCGGCGCTCACCGCGTTCTCCCGTACCGGGCAGGCCAGCCAGGCCGCCCGGGACCGCCGGGCGGTCGAATCACGCCTCACCGACCGCCGGGTCCGGGCGGTGCCCGGCCGGCTGGCCCGCTCGGCGGAGCTGGGCATCTGGACCGTGCCGCTGCCGACCATCGACCCGCAGGTGATCCGCCGCTCGGCGGCGGCCCGCCCGGAGTACGGCCCGGACTTCCGCTACCGGCACTTCGCCGCCGTGAAGCGGCTGCCCACCGTGCTGGCCGGCGCGGTCGGGCTCGGCGCGCTGATCGGGCTGGTGAAGCTGCCGCCCAGCCGACGCTGGCTGCTCGGTCGACTCGCCTCCGGGCAGGGGCCCACCGCGCAGCAGCGGGCGGTGTCCTGGTTCCGGGTCCGGTTCGTCGGCACCGGCGGCGGGCAACGGGTGATCACCGAGGTCGCTGGCGGTGACCCGGGTTACGACGAGACGGCGAAGATGCTCGGCGAGTCGGCGCTCTGCCTGGCGCTCGACGAGCTGCCGCCGACCGCTGGGCAGCTCACGCCGGTCGCCGCGATGGGTGATGCGCTGTTCGACCGGCTCGTCCGGGCCGGCCTCACCTTCCGGGTGCTCAAGCAGGGCTCGGCTTGA
- a CDS encoding DNA polymerase III subunit beta family protein, with product MPSVSDLHSIGELARASGLTVSALRFYDSAGVLEPALVDPATGYRWYTEEQITPARLVAGLRRIGMPVPEIAAAVRADPAAVHELLDTHLRRLTDGLTDARREVTRLRALVDPARPVTTMLLLSPAGLAAALDAVRFAVGTDPELPMLSGVLLDVEPDCVRLVATDRHRLALARADADVDGPPVRVFVPVALVDELRALLDAADPRPVRLTVAGADLRVLVAGRTLTGTALPYDFPDYRRLLRDAVGERPAARRIPVDVAALSAALADPAAPTVARDHGGRPLAVTVLGLDDQGGLCLLPATDLPSDELRVGVDGGYLLDALNAAGAPQLVLELDGPIAPLAVRRPDDADTYSVLMPIRL from the coding sequence ATGCCCAGCGTGAGCGACCTGCACAGCATCGGCGAGCTGGCCCGGGCCAGCGGCCTGACCGTCAGCGCACTGCGCTTCTACGACTCGGCGGGGGTGCTGGAGCCGGCCCTGGTCGACCCGGCGACCGGCTACCGCTGGTACACCGAGGAGCAGATCACCCCGGCCCGGTTGGTGGCCGGGCTACGCCGGATCGGCATGCCGGTGCCGGAGATCGCCGCCGCGGTACGCGCCGACCCGGCCGCGGTGCACGAGCTGCTCGACACGCACCTGCGCCGGCTGACGGACGGGCTCACCGACGCCCGCCGCGAGGTCACCCGGCTCCGAGCCCTGGTGGACCCGGCCCGACCCGTCACGACCATGCTGCTGCTCTCCCCCGCCGGCCTGGCCGCCGCGCTGGACGCGGTGCGTTTCGCCGTCGGCACCGACCCGGAGCTGCCGATGCTCTCCGGCGTGCTGCTCGACGTGGAGCCCGACTGCGTCCGGCTCGTCGCCACCGACCGGCACCGGCTCGCGTTGGCCCGGGCCGACGCGGACGTCGACGGTCCGCCGGTGCGGGTGTTCGTCCCCGTGGCCCTCGTCGACGAGCTCCGCGCGCTGCTCGACGCCGCCGACCCCCGGCCGGTGCGGCTGACCGTGGCGGGCGCGGACCTTCGGGTGCTGGTGGCCGGCCGCACGCTGACCGGCACCGCCCTGCCGTACGACTTCCCGGACTACCGTCGGCTGCTGCGCGACGCCGTCGGCGAGCGGCCGGCCGCTCGCCGGATCCCGGTGGACGTGGCCGCGCTGAGCGCCGCACTGGCCGACCCGGCGGCACCCACGGTCGCCCGTGACCACGGTGGCAGGCCGCTGGCGGTCACCGTGCTCGGCCTCGACGACCAGGGCGGCCTGTGCCTGCTCCCCGCCACCGACCTGCCCTCCGACGAGTTGCGGGTCGGGGTCGACGGTGGCTACCTGCTGGACGCGTTGAACGCGGCCGGCGCACCCCAGCTGGTGCTGGAGCTGGACGGGCCGATCGCCCCGCTGGCCGTACGACGCCCGGACGACGCGGACACCTACTCCGTGCTGATGCCGATCCGGCTCTGA
- the serS gene encoding serine--tRNA ligase — MLDMELIRKDREAVATALAKRLDPAEVTRALDEIQRLDQERRTLITEIDAERQRRKAEARAYAQAKRAGEEPQASAPEAERKQLAELESQLDEVQSRLRTAMSELPNLPAEDVVAGGKEANRVVKTFGAPPAIEKVRDHVELSRALGLVDYERGVKLGGSGFWIYTGIGARLEWALLNYFIDQHVKAGYEFLLPPHLLLDSAGFAAGQFPKFYDDVYHLDSDSAPRGQFLLPTSETAILGAYQDEILETPKLPLKAFAYTPCYRRESAGSHSDERGTVRGHQFNKVEIFQFTLPEQADTALEEMLAHAESLVEGLGLHYQRTLLSAGDASASMKKTLDIEVWMPSTGKYKEVSSVSWAGDYQARRAAIRYREPGAKQTRFVHTLNGSALATSRLFPAILEQYQQADGSVLIPEVLQDRLGTDRLTPR, encoded by the coding sequence ATGCTCGACATGGAGTTGATCCGGAAGGATCGCGAGGCGGTGGCAACCGCGCTGGCGAAGCGTCTGGATCCCGCCGAGGTCACCCGTGCCCTGGACGAGATCCAGCGGCTCGACCAGGAACGACGCACCCTGATCACCGAGATCGACGCCGAGCGGCAGCGCCGCAAGGCGGAGGCCCGGGCGTACGCGCAGGCGAAGCGCGCCGGCGAGGAGCCGCAGGCCAGCGCACCGGAGGCCGAGCGTAAGCAGCTCGCCGAGCTGGAGTCCCAGCTGGACGAGGTGCAGTCCCGGCTGCGTACGGCGATGAGTGAGCTGCCCAACCTGCCGGCCGAGGACGTCGTGGCCGGCGGCAAGGAAGCCAACCGCGTGGTCAAGACCTTCGGTGCGCCACCGGCGATCGAGAAGGTCCGCGACCACGTGGAGCTGAGCCGCGCGCTGGGCCTTGTCGACTACGAGCGCGGGGTCAAGCTCGGTGGATCCGGTTTCTGGATCTACACGGGCATCGGCGCCCGGCTGGAGTGGGCGCTGCTCAACTACTTCATCGACCAGCACGTCAAGGCCGGGTACGAGTTCCTGCTCCCGCCGCACCTGCTGCTGGACTCGGCCGGCTTCGCCGCCGGGCAGTTCCCCAAGTTCTACGACGACGTCTACCACCTGGACTCCGATTCCGCGCCGCGCGGCCAGTTCCTGCTGCCCACGTCGGAGACGGCGATCCTCGGCGCGTACCAGGACGAGATCCTGGAGACCCCGAAGCTGCCGCTGAAGGCATTCGCGTACACCCCGTGCTACCGGCGGGAGTCGGCCGGTTCGCACTCGGACGAGCGCGGCACGGTGCGGGGGCACCAGTTCAACAAGGTGGAGATCTTCCAGTTCACCCTGCCGGAGCAGGCCGACACGGCTCTGGAGGAGATGCTCGCCCACGCGGAGAGCCTGGTCGAGGGGCTGGGCCTGCACTACCAGCGCACCCTGCTCTCGGCCGGTGACGCCAGCGCCTCGATGAAGAAGACCCTCGACATCGAGGTGTGGATGCCGAGCACCGGCAAGTACAAGGAGGTGTCGTCGGTCTCCTGGGCCGGTGACTACCAGGCCCGGCGGGCGGCGATCCGCTACCGCGAGCCCGGTGCCAAGCAGACGCGCTTCGTGCACACCCTCAACGGCTCGGCGCTGGCCACCAGCCGGCTCTTCCCGGCGATCCTGGAGCAGTACCAGCAGGCCGACGGCAGTGTCCTGATCCCCGAGGTCCTCCAAGACCGCCTAGGCACCGACCGCCTAACCCCGCGCTAA